In Pseudomonas asiatica, the following are encoded in one genomic region:
- a CDS encoding recombination protein NinB, giving the protein MAEFALRSAQDLNRLYGALHAIDLTKPKVVVIKDEKRPDVCNRKMWAMLRDVSQQVEWYGRKLTDEDWKHIFSAAVQKQDAVPGIDGGFVVLGVSTRKQSQKWFSDLFEVMHAFGAEHGVRWTEPDRWGGRY; this is encoded by the coding sequence GTGGCTGAGTTCGCTCTTCGTAGCGCCCAGGACCTCAACCGCCTCTACGGCGCCCTGCACGCCATCGACCTGACCAAGCCCAAGGTTGTGGTGATCAAGGACGAGAAGCGCCCGGACGTCTGCAACCGGAAGATGTGGGCAATGCTCCGCGACGTATCCCAGCAGGTGGAGTGGTACGGCCGCAAGCTCACCGACGAGGACTGGAAGCACATCTTCAGCGCTGCGGTGCAGAAGCAGGACGCGGTACCGGGCATCGACGGTGGCTTTGTCGTCCTGGGCGTCTCGACCCGCAAGCAGTCGCAGAAGTGGTTCAGCGACCTGTTCGAAGTGATGCACGCCTTCGGGGCCGAGCATGGCGTTCGCTGGACTGAGCCGGATCGGTGGGGAGGGCGGTACTGA
- a CDS encoding nuclease domain-containing protein, giving the protein MRVVSKRVRESARGQDCTVRIPGTCNFNPETTVLAHLPCGQKGMGMKGFDTVAVYACSACHDALDGRGKGEVDWSDMPRAIAETHEALIRAGILTVKGAA; this is encoded by the coding sequence ATGCGTGTCGTATCCAAAAGGGTGCGCGAGAGCGCCCGCGGCCAGGACTGCACCGTCCGGATTCCCGGCACCTGCAACTTCAACCCTGAAACCACCGTGCTGGCCCACCTGCCTTGCGGGCAAAAGGGCATGGGCATGAAGGGCTTCGACACCGTGGCGGTCTACGCCTGCAGCGCCTGTCACGACGCCCTCGATGGCCGTGGGAAAGGCGAAGTGGACTGGTCCGACATGCCACGGGCGATCGCTGAGACTCATGAGGCGCTGATCCGGGCCGGCATTCTGACTGTGAAGGGGGCTGCCTGA
- a CDS encoding RusA family crossover junction endodeoxyribonuclease encodes MMELTLPWPPAACSPNARVHWSRKSKAAKSYRAACHLLAKQAGIKAPEGDALLMLEFVPPDRRRRDDDNLLAMFKAGRDGLADALGIDDNVFATQIRVSKETIKGGAVRVRIQAQEAA; translated from the coding sequence CTGATGGAACTGACACTACCGTGGCCACCGGCCGCATGCAGCCCGAACGCCCGGGTGCACTGGTCCAGGAAGAGCAAGGCGGCCAAGTCCTACCGGGCAGCCTGCCACCTGCTGGCTAAGCAGGCCGGTATCAAAGCGCCGGAAGGTGACGCGCTGCTCATGCTCGAGTTCGTGCCGCCCGATCGCCGCCGGCGCGACGACGACAACCTGCTGGCGATGTTCAAGGCCGGCCGTGACGGCCTGGCTGATGCCCTGGGCATCGACGACAACGTGTTCGCCACCCAGATCAGGGTGAGCAAGGAAACGATCAAGGGCGGCGCCGTGCGCGTCCGTATCCAGGCGCAGGAGGCAGCATGA
- a CDS encoding putative holin: MVDAASAAACTVVGLGGIALASCLPTIDLNAVVCAFGGALLFILWAKDITLWQRMGYLLAGWIGGYYGSAEILAQAWTKTSGIAAFSCGLATVLVSISVLESITTGKLPKWVTELPAAIGSLFPKRGGQ, translated from the coding sequence ATGGTCGATGCCGCTTCTGCAGCTGCCTGCACGGTTGTAGGGCTTGGCGGCATTGCCCTCGCAAGCTGCCTTCCCACGATTGATCTGAACGCTGTTGTATGCGCCTTCGGTGGCGCGCTGCTCTTCATCCTGTGGGCGAAGGACATAACCCTCTGGCAGCGCATGGGCTACCTGCTCGCTGGCTGGATCGGCGGCTACTACGGCTCGGCCGAGATCCTGGCCCAGGCCTGGACGAAGACCAGCGGCATCGCTGCCTTCAGCTGTGGACTCGCCACTGTCCTGGTGAGCATCAGCGTACTGGAGTCGATCACCACCGGCAAACTGCCGAAGTGGGTAACCGAGCTGCCAGCAGCAATTGGCAGCCTGTTCCCCAAGCGAGGGGGCCAATGA
- a CDS encoding phage holin family protein: MTLDQTITLAHAGFCGGICFVIAFMYRRGESSYKFLPSLCAFCLASLFGQEWLSIVGAILLYGQWPATSVPSTLIFGILFILALRSKGNVARLFDQSRHRPRATK, from the coding sequence ATGACCCTAGACCAAACCATCACCCTGGCCCATGCCGGGTTCTGCGGCGGTATCTGCTTCGTCATAGCGTTCATGTACCGGCGGGGCGAGTCGAGCTACAAGTTCCTGCCCAGCCTCTGTGCCTTCTGCCTGGCATCCCTGTTCGGTCAGGAGTGGCTGAGCATCGTCGGCGCGATCCTGCTGTACGGGCAGTGGCCGGCCACCTCGGTCCCCAGCACCCTGATATTCGGGATCCTGTTCATCCTGGCGCTGCGCTCGAAGGGCAATGTGGCCAGGTTGTTTGATCAGTCCAGGCACAGGCCGCGCGCCACAAAATAG